In the genome of Polaribacter atrinae, one region contains:
- the katG gene encoding catalase/peroxidase HPI encodes MENLKHGSGDISKCPFHGGNTTNETNNDWWPNSLNLDILHQHDTKVNPFGKEINYHEALKSLNVEALKEDVTKLMTDSQEWWPADWGHYGGLMIRMAWHSAGSYRISDGRGGGGTGNQRFAPLNSWPDNASLDKARRLLWPIKKKYGDKLSWADLIILAGTIAYESMGLKTYGFAFGRTDVWQPEKDTYWGNEKEWLAPSDERYNDVEDASTMENPLAAVQMGLIYVNPEGVNGKSDPAKTALHIRETFARMAMDDEETAALTAGGHTVGKAHGNGDASILGPEPEAAPVENQGFGWSNPTGSGVGRDTVTSGIEGAWTTEPTKWDNGFFDLLFGYEWELTKSPAGATQWAPINIKEEDKPVDVEDPSIRLNPMMTDADMAMKVDPIYRKICEKFSNDHQYFSETFARAWFKLTHRDMGPKARYYGPDVPSEDLIWQDPIPLGNKEYDANLVKEKIAKTDLSIAELVATAWDSARTYRGSDMRGGANGARIRLAPQKDWAGNEPERLAKVLNILTPIATEFGISIADTIVLAGNVGIEKAIKNAGFNTTVPFTPGRGDATDEMTDADSFEPLEPVADGYRNWLKQEYIVSPEELMLDKTQLLGLTAPEMTILVGGMRVLGTNYGGSKHGVFTDNEGALTNDFFVNLTDMANTWNSVGEGLYEIRDRKTDAFKWSATSVDLVFGSNSILRSYAEVYAQDDNKENFVNAFVNAWTKVMNADRFDIK; translated from the coding sequence ATGGAAAACTTAAAACACGGCTCTGGAGACATTTCAAAATGCCCATTTCACGGAGGAAACACAACGAATGAAACAAATAATGATTGGTGGCCAAATTCTTTAAATTTAGATATTTTACATCAGCATGACACAAAGGTAAACCCATTTGGTAAAGAAATTAATTATCATGAAGCTCTTAAAAGCTTAAATGTTGAAGCTCTTAAAGAAGATGTTACTAAGTTAATGACAGATAGTCAAGAATGGTGGCCAGCAGATTGGGGACACTACGGAGGCTTAATGATTCGTATGGCATGGCACTCTGCAGGTTCTTATAGAATTAGTGATGGACGTGGTGGTGGTGGAACCGGAAACCAACGTTTTGCTCCTTTAAACTCTTGGCCAGACAATGCGAGTTTAGATAAGGCGAGACGTTTACTTTGGCCAATTAAGAAAAAATATGGAGACAAATTAAGTTGGGCAGATTTAATAATTTTAGCGGGTACTATTGCTTATGAATCTATGGGGTTAAAAACCTATGGTTTTGCTTTTGGTAGAACTGATGTTTGGCAACCAGAAAAAGATACCTATTGGGGTAATGAAAAAGAATGGTTAGCACCTAGTGATGAACGCTATAATGATGTAGAAGATGCTAGCACTATGGAAAACCCATTAGCAGCAGTACAAATGGGATTAATTTACGTAAACCCAGAAGGTGTAAACGGAAAATCTGACCCAGCAAAAACAGCGCTACACATTAGAGAAACTTTTGCACGTATGGCAATGGATGATGAAGAAACGGCAGCTTTAACCGCAGGAGGTCATACCGTTGGAAAAGCACACGGAAATGGAGATGCAAGTATTTTAGGCCCAGAGCCAGAAGCTGCTCCTGTTGAAAACCAAGGTTTTGGTTGGTCTAACCCTACCGGATCTGGTGTTGGTAGAGATACTGTAACAAGTGGTATAGAAGGCGCATGGACAACAGAACCTACAAAATGGGACAATGGCTTTTTCGACCTTTTATTTGGATATGAATGGGAACTTACAAAAAGTCCTGCAGGTGCTACACAATGGGCACCAATCAATATTAAAGAAGAAGATAAACCTGTAGATGTAGAAGATCCTTCTATTCGTTTAAATCCAATGATGACAGATGCAGATATGGCTATGAAAGTAGATCCTATCTATCGTAAAATCTGTGAAAAATTCAGCAACGATCATCAATATTTTTCAGAAACTTTTGCACGTGCTTGGTTTAAATTAACACACCGTGATATGGGACCAAAAGCTAGATACTATGGCCCCGATGTACCTTCTGAAGATTTAATTTGGCAAGACCCAATTCCTTTAGGAAATAAAGAGTATGATGCAAACCTTGTTAAAGAAAAAATTGCAAAAACAGATCTAAGTATTGCAGAGTTAGTTGCTACTGCTTGGGATAGTGCTAGAACTTATAGAGGTTCTGATATGCGTGGTGGAGCAAATGGTGCTCGAATTCGTTTAGCTCCTCAAAAAGATTGGGCTGGTAACGAGCCTGAAAGACTAGCAAAAGTTTTAAATATTTTAACTCCTATTGCCACAGAATTTGGAATTAGTATTGCAGATACTATTGTCTTAGCTGGTAATGTTGGTATAGAAAAAGCAATTAAAAACGCAGGCTTTAACACAACTGTTCCTTTTACTCCGGGTCGTGGTGATGCTACTGATGAAATGACAGATGCAGACTCTTTTGAACCTTTAGAACCGGTTGCAGATGGATATAGAAACTGGTTAAAACAAGAATATATTGTAAGTCCAGAAGAACTGATGTTAGATAAGACGCAACTTTTAGGTTTAACCGCTCCAGAAATGACCATTTTAGTTGGAGGAATGAGAGTTTTAGGCACTAATTACGGCGGAAGTAAACATGGAGTTTTTACAGATAATGAAGGTGCTTTAACCAATGATTTCTTTGTAAACCTAACAGATATGGCAAATACTTGGAATTCTGTTGGCGAAGGTCTATATGAAATTCGCGATCGTAAAACAGATGCTTTTAAATGGTCTGCAACGAGTGTAGATTTAGTCTTTGGTTCTAATTCTATTTTACGTTCTTATGCAGAAGTATATGCACAAGATGATAATAAAGAAAACTTTGTAAATGCATTTGTAAACGCTTGGACAAAAGTGATGAATGCTGACAGATTTGATATCAAATAA
- a CDS encoding ankyrin repeat domain-containing protein — protein MNILNTFFEAIQTVNINVIETLLKRFPKLANAKDKRGFTPLVFATYFDKKEIAATLIHHNANVNHRDAKGNTALLGVAFKGNVEIAELLLKNNANINAKNNLGYTSLIFATIYNQQKMVAFLLEQNADSSLKDKENKSALEYVKEKDFTEIISLLETKEATYLQTF, from the coding sequence ATGAATATCTTAAATACTTTTTTTGAAGCAATTCAAACTGTAAACATCAATGTAATAGAAACACTCTTAAAAAGGTTTCCTAAACTTGCTAATGCAAAAGATAAAAGAGGTTTTACTCCTTTAGTTTTTGCTACCTATTTTGATAAAAAAGAAATTGCAGCAACCTTAATTCATCACAATGCAAATGTAAATCATAGAGATGCAAAAGGAAACACAGCTTTATTAGGTGTTGCCTTTAAAGGAAATGTAGAAATAGCTGAACTTCTTTTAAAGAATAACGCAAATATTAACGCGAAAAACAACCTTGGATATACATCTTTAATTTTTGCAACCATATACAATCAACAAAAAATGGTGGCCTTTTTATTAGAACAAAATGCAGATTCATCACTTAAAGATAAAGAAAACAAATCTGCTTTAGAATATGTTAAAGAAAAAGATTTTACAGAGATTATTAGCTTATTAGAAACTAAGGAAGCTACTTACTTGCAAACATTTTAA
- a CDS encoding sigma-54-dependent transcriptional regulator, translating into MSKILIIEDEAAIRRVLTKIISEENESYNVEEAEDGLLGIEMIMNNDYDLVLCDIKMPKMDGVEVLEKAKKIKPEIPIVMISGHGDLDTAVNTMRLGAFDYISKPPDLNRLLNTVRNALDKKVLIVENKRLKKKVSKNYEMIGESTAISQIKEMIEKVAPTDARVLVTGPNGTGKELVAHWLHEKSDRSKGSLIEVNCAAIPSELIESELFGHVKGSFTGANKDRAGKFEAANGGTIFLDEIGDMSLSAQAKVLRALQENKIQRVGSDKDIKVNVRIVAATNKNLKVEIEEGRFREDLYHRLAVILIQVPSLNDRREDIPLLVDFFTAKISVEQGTPKKSFSSAAIKLLQEYDWTGNIRELRNVVERLIILGEKEVSANDIKMFASK; encoded by the coding sequence ATGTCAAAAATATTAATTATAGAAGATGAAGCTGCTATTAGAAGGGTTTTAACAAAAATCATTTCTGAAGAAAATGAATCTTATAATGTAGAAGAAGCAGAAGATGGTTTGTTAGGAATAGAAATGATTATGAATAACGACTATGATCTGGTTTTATGTGATATTAAAATGCCAAAAATGGATGGTGTTGAGGTATTAGAAAAGGCTAAGAAAATAAAACCAGAAATTCCGATTGTTATGATTTCTGGTCATGGAGATTTGGATACTGCTGTAAATACAATGCGTTTGGGAGCTTTCGATTATATCTCTAAGCCACCAGATTTAAATAGACTTTTAAATACTGTTAGAAATGCTTTGGATAAAAAAGTTTTAATTGTAGAGAATAAAAGATTAAAAAAGAAAGTTAGTAAAAACTATGAAATGATTGGTGAAAGTACTGCAATATCTCAGATAAAAGAGATGATTGAAAAAGTAGCACCAACCGATGCAAGAGTTTTAGTTACAGGACCAAATGGAACAGGAAAAGAATTGGTTGCGCATTGGTTACACGAAAAATCAGATAGATCTAAAGGTTCTTTAATTGAGGTAAATTGTGCTGCAATTCCATCAGAATTAATAGAAAGCGAATTATTTGGGCATGTTAAAGGTTCTTTTACGGGGGCAAATAAAGATAGAGCCGGTAAGTTTGAAGCTGCAAATGGAGGAACTATTTTTTTAGATGAAATAGGAGATATGAGCTTGTCTGCACAAGCAAAAGTATTACGGGCTTTACAAGAAAATAAAATTCAGCGTGTAGGTTCTGATAAAGATATAAAGGTAAATGTTAGAATTGTTGCAGCTACAAATAAGAATCTTAAAGTTGAAATAGAAGAAGGCAGATTTAGAGAAGATTTATACCACAGATTAGCAGTTATTTTAATTCAAGTTCCGTCTTTAAATGATAGGAGAGAAGATATCCCTTTATTGGTAGATTTTTTTACTGCAAAAATATCTGTAGAACAAGGAACTCCTAAAAAATCATTTTCATCTGCAGCAATTAAATTGTTGCAAGAATATGATTGGACAGGGAACATTCGTGAATTAAGAAATGTTGTAGAACGTTTAATTATATTGGGAGAAAAGGAAGTCTCTGCAAACGATATTAAAATGTTTGCAAGTAAGTAG
- a CDS encoding DUF6268 family outer membrane beta-barrel protein: MKKCLIVLILFISFLANAQLTDLARIEYSFIPKKKSDDQYTRLRALFNYPIKIKEDSYLIIGSEFNRIFLNLKDEYPFDTSLLENINVIDFNLAFTHKISDNWRVAYSFTPRLAATLTKKITNEDFFINGGLFFIKDRTKDKSLAKPYRLTLGLTYNTTAGVPFPLPLINYFRQVDDKWSYTIGVPKMNLKYKINPVNSLQSFVGLDGYFAHLKTPIIIDNKEADNISLSVLVAGLGYEYQFTKHLVLFAYSGYTVRLSNVLRDKDRKNVYTLDDVNAFYLRTGIKFKI; the protein is encoded by the coding sequence ATGAAGAAGTGTCTTATTGTTTTAATATTATTTATAAGCTTTTTAGCAAATGCTCAATTAACAGATTTAGCTAGGATAGAATATTCTTTTATTCCTAAAAAAAAATCGGATGATCAGTATACTAGACTTAGAGCTTTGTTTAATTATCCAATTAAAATTAAAGAAGACAGTTATTTAATCATTGGATCAGAATTTAATAGAATTTTTTTAAACCTAAAAGACGAATATCCTTTTGATACATCACTTTTAGAAAATATTAATGTTATTGATTTTAATTTAGCCTTTACGCATAAAATAAGTGATAATTGGAGAGTTGCTTATAGTTTTACTCCAAGATTAGCGGCAACTTTAACCAAAAAAATAACAAATGAAGACTTTTTTATCAACGGAGGGCTTTTCTTTATAAAAGACAGAACAAAAGATAAAAGTTTAGCAAAACCATATAGATTAACGTTAGGTTTAACCTACAACACAACTGCGGGGGTTCCTTTTCCGTTACCTTTAATAAATTACTTTAGGCAAGTAGATGATAAATGGTCTTATACAATTGGGGTGCCTAAAATGAATTTAAAATATAAAATAAACCCAGTAAATAGTTTACAATCTTTTGTTGGTTTAGATGGTTATTTTGCACATTTAAAAACGCCAATAATTATAGATAATAAAGAAGCAGACAATATATCTTTATCTGTATTGGTGGCAGGTTTGGGGTATGAATATCAATTTACAAAACATTTAGTATTGTTTGCGTACAGTGGATACACAGTAAGATTAAGCAATGTATTAAGAGATAAAGACAGAAAGAATGTATATACTTTAGATGATGTAAATGCGTTTTATTTAAGAACAGGTATTAAATTTAAAATATAA
- a CDS encoding mechanosensitive ion channel family protein, with amino-acid sequence MREILDFLNANYKITDTFSLSIMDIIVLTITLATASVVLKLLKKIVNRKLLPENELKIRSIFSYFSWIIYVVIFLVTMNKMGVNLTALFAASAALLIGVGLALQTLFQDIISGIFIMIDKSVHAGDVIELDGKVGRVEEIKLRTTRAVTLSNKVMIIPNHLYLTNSLYNWTQNGNTTRESVKVGVAYGSDVQLVKELLIKAAKSHPSVLISPPVSVLFEDFGDSSLNFKVVFTLADSFKTQFTQSDIRFEIDKLFREHNISIPFPQRDVHVYSEVSRQVK; translated from the coding sequence ATGAGAGAAATTTTAGACTTTTTAAATGCGAACTATAAAATAACCGATACTTTTAGCTTAAGTATTATGGATATTATTGTTTTGACAATTACTTTGGCAACTGCTTCTGTAGTGCTAAAGTTGTTAAAAAAAATAGTTAACAGAAAATTACTACCAGAGAATGAACTAAAAATTAGAAGTATATTTTCTTATTTCAGTTGGATTATTTATGTCGTTATTTTTTTAGTAACGATGAATAAAATGGGTGTAAATTTAACGGCACTTTTTGCCGCATCTGCTGCACTTTTAATTGGTGTTGGTTTGGCATTACAAACATTATTTCAAGATATTATTTCTGGTATATTTATAATGATTGATAAATCTGTACATGCCGGAGATGTTATTGAACTTGACGGTAAAGTTGGTAGAGTAGAAGAAATAAAATTAAGAACTACAAGAGCAGTAACGTTAAGTAATAAAGTGATGATAATTCCTAATCATTTATATTTAACCAACAGTTTGTATAATTGGACGCAAAACGGAAATACAACAAGAGAATCTGTAAAAGTGGGGGTTGCTTATGGTAGCGATGTACAATTGGTAAAAGAGTTATTGATTAAAGCGGCAAAATCTCACCCAAGTGTTTTAATTAGTCCACCAGTTTCTGTTCTTTTTGAAGATTTTGGAGATAGTTCGTTAAATTTTAAAGTAGTTTTTACACTAGCAGATAGTTTTAAAACACAATTTACGCAAAGTGATATTCGTTTTGAAATAGATAAACTCTTTAGAGAACACAATATTTCAATTCCATTTCCTCAAAGAGATGTTCATGTGTATTCTGAGGTAAGTAGACAGGTTAAATAA
- a CDS encoding ABC transporter permease, whose protein sequence is MSKLKLIIEREFIAKVRNKSFIMMTFLSPLLMVGMGALVYFLMQKNDEKVKEIVYVDNSGLFSKEDFKDSKTIHYTDYTALGIEETKNKVEEGNYYGALIIPKQDSLELLAKSIEFYSTDSPGMSVVSSIENKIETKIRHVKLNNFGIDIEKIESSKINTDIKMYNFSGEESSKLINGLKIGVGAIAGYLLMMFVMIYGTSVMRSVIEEKTSRIIEIIVSSVKPFQLMLGKILGNASAGLLQFLIWGIILFVISIVASSVFGVDMVEVQSARVSPEQMEAVKQATAGDKGQMIVQEILKLPILKMFVLFIFYFLGGFMLYSSLFAAVGAAVDNETDTQQFMLPIMLPLILGVYVGFATVINDPHGSIAVLFSHIPFTSPIVMLMRVPFGVSWYELAISMALLLVTFVFMVWLAAKIYRVGILMYGKKPTYKDLYKWLKYKG, encoded by the coding sequence ATGAGTAAATTAAAACTAATTATAGAACGAGAGTTTATTGCAAAGGTTCGTAATAAATCATTTATAATGATGACTTTTTTAAGTCCGCTGTTAATGGTTGGTATGGGAGCCTTGGTTTATTTTCTGATGCAAAAAAATGATGAGAAGGTAAAGGAAATTGTCTATGTAGATAATTCTGGATTATTCTCTAAAGAAGATTTTAAAGATTCTAAAACCATTCATTATACCGATTATACAGCTTTAGGAATTGAAGAAACAAAGAATAAAGTAGAAGAAGGTAATTATTATGGAGCTTTAATAATTCCGAAACAGGATAGTTTAGAATTGTTAGCAAAATCTATAGAATTTTATTCTACCGACTCTCCAGGGATGTCTGTTGTGAGTTCTATAGAAAATAAAATTGAAACAAAAATTAGGCATGTAAAACTTAATAATTTTGGTATTGATATAGAAAAAATAGAATCTTCTAAGATTAATACAGATATTAAAATGTATAATTTTTCTGGTGAAGAATCTTCTAAATTAATTAACGGGTTAAAAATTGGTGTTGGTGCCATTGCTGGTTATTTATTAATGATGTTTGTAATGATTTATGGTACTTCGGTAATGCGAAGTGTTATTGAAGAAAAAACAAGTAGAATTATAGAAATTATTGTTTCGTCTGTAAAACCATTCCAACTGATGTTGGGTAAAATTTTAGGAAATGCCTCAGCAGGATTGTTGCAGTTTCTAATATGGGGAATTATACTTTTTGTAATTTCTATAGTAGCGTCTTCTGTATTTGGAGTAGATATGGTAGAAGTACAATCTGCAAGAGTTTCTCCAGAACAAATGGAAGCTGTAAAGCAAGCCACTGCTGGAGATAAAGGGCAGATGATTGTACAAGAAATTTTAAAACTACCAATTTTAAAAATGTTTGTATTATTTATTTTTTACTTCTTAGGGGGGTTTATGTTATACAGTTCTTTATTTGCAGCTGTTGGTGCGGCAGTAGACAACGAGACCGATACACAACAATTTATGTTGCCAATTATGTTGCCTTTAATTTTAGGGGTGTATGTTGGTTTTGCAACCGTTATAAACGATCCTCATGGATCTATTGCGGTACTATTTTCACATATTCCATTTACAAGTCCTATTGTAATGTTAATGAGAGTCCCTTTTGGAGTTTCTTGGTATGAATTGGCTATTTCTATGGCATTATTGTTGGTTACCTTTGTTTTTATGGTTTGGTTAGCTGCTAAAATTTATAGAGTAGGTATCTTAATGTATGGTAAAAAACCTACCTATAAAGATTTGTATAAATGGCTAAAATATAAAGGGTAA
- a CDS encoding ABC transporter ATP-binding protein: protein MKNLLEVNNVVKNYGDFRALNDVSLHIPKGCVFGLLGPNGAGKTSLIRIINQITMPDSGSIILDGEALAPHHTAQIGYLPEERGLYKSMKVGEQALYLAQLKGLSKAEAKKRLKYWFDKFDISAWWNKKIEELSKGMAQKVQFIVTVMHNPKLLIFDEPFSGFDPINAQLIAKEILQLRDEGATIIFSTHRMESVEEMCDEIALIDKSNKILDGKLDDIKRQFRTHTFQVGLNTDHPKEVEAKLKENFEVSPSNFKLLNDSLTMNVKLTEGNSANDLLSFLTSKGEVQHFVELIPSANDIFIQAINKNS, encoded by the coding sequence ATGAAAAATTTATTAGAAGTTAATAATGTTGTAAAAAATTATGGAGATTTTAGAGCATTAAATGATGTTTCATTACATATACCTAAAGGATGTGTTTTTGGATTGTTAGGCCCTAATGGTGCAGGAAAAACATCTTTAATTAGAATCATCAATCAAATAACAATGCCAGATAGCGGCTCTATCATTTTAGATGGCGAAGCATTGGCACCACATCATACAGCTCAAATAGGTTATTTACCAGAAGAACGTGGTTTGTATAAATCTATGAAAGTAGGGGAGCAAGCACTCTATTTAGCACAATTAAAAGGATTAAGTAAGGCCGAAGCAAAAAAACGTTTAAAATATTGGTTTGATAAGTTTGATATTTCTGCTTGGTGGAACAAGAAAATTGAAGAACTGTCTAAAGGAATGGCGCAAAAAGTACAATTTATTGTAACGGTGATGCACAATCCTAAATTATTAATTTTTGATGAACCTTTTTCTGGGTTCGATCCTATTAACGCACAATTAATAGCCAAAGAAATTTTACAACTTCGTGATGAAGGAGCAACAATCATTTTTTCTACCCACAGAATGGAATCGGTAGAAGAAATGTGTGATGAAATTGCTTTGATTGATAAATCGAATAAAATTTTAGACGGAAAGTTAGATGATATCAAACGTCAGTTTAGAACACATACTTTTCAAGTAGGATTAAATACCGATCACCCTAAGGAAGTAGAGGCGAAATTGAAAGAAAACTTTGAAGTTTCTCCATCAAATTTTAAATTATTGAATGATAGTTTAACAATGAATGTAAAATTGACAGAAGGGAATTCTGCAAACGATTTATTATCTTTTTTAACAAGTAAAGGAGAAGTACAGCATTTTGTAGAATTGATACCAAGTGCAAATGATATTTTTATTCAAGCAATAAATAAAAACAGTTAA
- a CDS encoding MarR family winged helix-turn-helix transcriptional regulator — protein sequence MDKYKSIDHELRATWQAVAKVYNEQAVKHDSTMATAFVLLNIDKQKGTPSTALGPLMGMEPTSLSRILKTMEDKGAICREKNPEDGRSVIIKLTDYGREMRKVSRGHVIQFNDTVRNNVSEKDLAGFFKVTSTINKLIADKDIYENVNNKAV from the coding sequence ATGGATAAATACAAATCAATAGATCACGAACTTAGGGCAACGTGGCAAGCTGTTGCAAAAGTATATAATGAGCAAGCAGTAAAACACGATAGCACAATGGCAACTGCTTTTGTTTTATTAAATATTGATAAACAAAAAGGAACCCCATCTACGGCTTTGGGGCCTTTAATGGGAATGGAGCCAACAAGTCTTTCTAGAATTTTAAAAACAATGGAAGATAAAGGTGCTATTTGCAGAGAAAAGAACCCAGAAGATGGTAGAAGTGTTATAATTAAATTGACAGACTATGGTAGAGAAATGCGTAAAGTATCTAGAGGCCATGTTATTCAGTTTAACGATACAGTAAGAAATAATGTTTCTGAAAAAGATTTAGCAGGATTTTTTAAGGTAACATCAACAATTAATAAATTAATTGCAGATAAAGATATTTATGAAAATGTCAACAATAAAGCAGTTTAA
- a CDS encoding 3-hydroxyacyl-CoA dehydrogenase/enoyl-CoA hydratase family protein, whose protein sequence is MTRRIKKVAIVGSGIMGSGIACHFANIGVEVLLLDIVPRELNDKEKAKGLTLEDKVVRNRLVNDALTASLKSKPSPIYNQKFANRITTGNLDDDIAKVADVDWIMEVVVERLDIKKNVFDKLEKYRTPGTIISSNTSGIPIKFMNEGRSEDFQKHFAVTHFFNPPRYLKLFEVVPGPDCKQEVTDFLMMYGEKFLGKTSVLAKDTPAFIGNRIGIFGIQSLFHQVKELGLTVEEVDKLTGPVIGRPKSATFRTVDVVGLDTLVHVANGIYENCPNDEAHDLFKLPGFINTMMENKWLGSKTGQGFYKKTVVDGKKEILTLDLDTLEYRASKRAKFATLELTKTIDKPIDRFKVLVGGKDKAGEFYRKNFAAMFAYVQNRIPEISDEIYKIDDAMKAGFGWENGPFEIWDAVGVEAGIELMKADGVAPATWVTEMLAAGSKSFYSVKEGATYFYDIPSKSQAKKPGQESFIILDNIRKSNEVFKNSGVVIEDIGDGILNLEFQSKMNTIGGDVLAGINKGIDIAQKDFQGLVIGNQAANFSVGANIGMIFMMAVEQEYDELNYAIKYFQDTMMRMRYSSIPTISAPHGMALGGGCEISLHADKVVAAAETYMGLVEFGVGVIPGGGGSKEMALRASDSFQKGDVELNILQENFLTIGMAKVSTSAYEAFDLGLLQQGKDVVVVNKDRQIATAKAHAKLMAESGYTQPVKRNDVRVLGKQALGMFLVGTDSMQDSKYISEHDMKIANKLAYVMAGGDLSEPTLVTEQYLLDLEREAFLSLCTERKTLERIQHMLKTGKPLRN, encoded by the coding sequence ATGACTAGAAGAATTAAAAAAGTAGCAATAGTTGGCTCTGGAATTATGGGAAGTGGAATTGCATGTCATTTCGCAAACATTGGAGTTGAAGTTCTATTATTGGACATTGTGCCAAGAGAATTAAACGACAAAGAGAAAGCTAAAGGATTAACCCTTGAAGACAAAGTTGTACGAAATCGCTTAGTAAATGATGCACTTACAGCTTCCCTTAAATCAAAGCCCTCACCTATTTATAATCAGAAATTTGCAAACAGAATTACCACTGGTAATTTAGATGATGATATTGCAAAGGTTGCTGATGTAGATTGGATTATGGAGGTGGTTGTTGAGCGATTAGATATTAAAAAAAATGTTTTTGATAAACTAGAGAAATACAGAACTCCCGGAACTATTATTTCTTCTAATACTTCTGGTATTCCTATCAAGTTTATGAATGAAGGAAGAAGTGAAGATTTTCAAAAACATTTTGCAGTAACTCACTTTTTTAATCCTCCTAGATATTTAAAACTTTTTGAAGTTGTTCCTGGTCCAGATTGTAAACAAGAAGTTACAGACTTTTTAATGATGTATGGTGAAAAATTCTTAGGAAAAACATCTGTTTTAGCGAAAGATACGCCTGCATTTATAGGAAATAGAATTGGAATTTTCGGAATTCAATCTTTATTTCATCAAGTAAAAGAATTAGGTTTAACGGTAGAAGAAGTTGATAAGTTGACAGGGCCAGTAATTGGTCGTCCAAAATCTGCTACTTTTAGAACTGTTGATGTTGTTGGTTTAGATACTTTGGTACATGTTGCTAATGGTATTTATGAAAACTGCCCTAATGATGAAGCGCATGATTTATTTAAGCTTCCTGGTTTCATCAATACAATGATGGAAAATAAATGGTTAGGAAGTAAAACAGGTCAAGGTTTCTACAAAAAGACAGTTGTTGATGGTAAGAAAGAAATCTTAACATTAGACTTAGACACTTTAGAATATCGTGCTTCTAAAAGAGCAAAATTTGCAACTTTAGAACTTACGAAAACGATTGATAAACCAATTGATAGATTTAAAGTATTAGTTGGTGGTAAAGATAAAGCTGGTGAATTCTATAGAAAAAACTTTGCAGCCATGTTTGCGTATGTTCAGAATAGAATTCCAGAAATTTCTGATGAAATCTACAAAATTGATGATGCAATGAAAGCTGGTTTTGGTTGGGAGAATGGTCCTTTCGAAATTTGGGATGCCGTTGGTGTAGAAGCAGGAATAGAATTAATGAAAGCAGATGGAGTAGCACCTGCAACTTGGGTTACAGAAATGTTAGCTGCTGGTTCTAAATCTTTTTACTCTGTTAAAGAAGGCGCAACTTATTTTTATGATATTCCTTCTAAATCTCAGGCTAAGAAACCGGGTCAAGAATCGTTTATCATTTTAGATAACATTAGAAAATCAAACGAAGTTTTTAAAAACTCTGGTGTTGTAATAGAAGATATTGGAGATGGAATTTTAAACCTAGAATTTCAATCTAAAATGAATACCATTGGTGGTGATGTTTTAGCAGGTATTAATAAAGGGATTGATATTGCACAAAAAGATTTTCAAGGTTTGGTTATTGGTAATCAAGCAGCAAATTTCTCTGTAGGTGCAAATATTGGTATGATTTTTATGATGGCTGTAGAGCAAGAATATGATGAATTAAATTATGCTATTAAATATTTTCAAGATACTATGATGCGTATGCGTTATTCTTCTATACCAACTATTTCTGCTCCTCATGGAATGGCTTTAGGTGGTGGTTGTGAAATTTCTTTACACGCAGATAAAGTGGTTGCAGCAGCAGAAACGTATATGGGATTAGTAGAATTTGGAGTTGGTGTAATTCCTGGTGGTGGTGGTTCTAAAGAAATGGCTTTAAGAGCATCAGATTCTTTTCAGAAAGGAGACGTAGAGTTAAACATTTTACAAGAAAACTTTTTAACTATTGGTATGGCAAAAGTATCTACTTCTGCTTACGAGGCTTTCGATTTAGGTTTACTTCAACAAGGAAAAGATGTAGTAGTTGTTAATAAAGACAGACAAATAGCAACTGCAAAAGCACATGCAAAACTAATGGCAGAAAGTGGGTATACACAACCTGTAAAACGAAACGATGTTAGAGTTTTAGGTAAGCAAGCTTTAGGGATGTTCTTAGTAGGTACAGATTCTATGCAAGATTCTAAATACATTTCTGAACATGATATGAAAATCGCCAATAAACTAGCATACGTTATGGCTGGTGGAGATTTATCTGAACCAACATTGGTTACAGAACAGTATTTATTAGATTTAGAACGTGAAGCGTTTTTATCTCTTTGTACAGAACGTAAAACATTA